Proteins encoded by one window of Massilia sp. NR 4-1:
- the creB gene encoding two-component system response regulator CreB: MSKTILIVEDEAAIADGIAYALRRDGFAPRHVTLGEQALALLRAEQGSEGAPLLVLLDVGLPDISGFDVCRRLRQFSDVPVIFLTARSEEIDRVVGLEIGADDYVAKPFSPRELVARVRVVLRRLGPPELRAAPPPAALASASAAQHAAAPPAAAASHAFELRAAEARILFGGRPLDLTRYEYLLLKTLLEHPGHVLSRAQLMDRVWTDAPDTLERTVDAHVKSLRAKLREIAPEADPIQTHRGMGYSLARA, from the coding sequence ATGAGTAAAACCATTCTGATTGTGGAAGACGAGGCGGCCATCGCCGACGGTATCGCCTACGCCTTGCGGCGCGACGGCTTTGCGCCGCGCCATGTGACCCTGGGCGAGCAGGCGCTGGCCCTGCTGCGCGCCGAGCAGGGCAGTGAAGGCGCGCCGCTGCTGGTGCTGCTCGATGTCGGCCTGCCCGACATCAGCGGCTTCGATGTCTGCCGCCGCCTGCGCCAGTTCTCCGACGTGCCGGTGATTTTCCTGACCGCGCGCAGCGAGGAGATCGACCGCGTGGTGGGCCTGGAAATCGGCGCCGACGATTATGTCGCCAAGCCTTTCTCGCCGCGCGAGCTGGTGGCGCGCGTGCGCGTGGTGCTGCGCCGCCTTGGGCCGCCGGAACTGCGTGCCGCGCCGCCGCCCGCCGCCCTGGCCAGCGCGTCCGCCGCCCAGCATGCCGCCGCGCCGCCGGCGGCTGCCGCCTCGCACGCCTTCGAGCTGCGCGCCGCCGAAGCGCGCATCCTGTTCGGCGGCCGGCCGCTGGACCTGACGCGCTACGAATACCTGCTGCTGAAAACCCTGCTCGAACACCCCGGCCACGTGCTCTCGCGCGCCCAGCTGATGGACCGCGTCTGGACCGATGCGCCCGACACCCTGGAGCGCACCGTCGACGCCCACGTGAAGTCGCTGCGCGCCAAGCTGCGCGAGATCGCTCCCGAGGCCGATCCGATCCAGACCCATCGCGGCATGGGTTACAGCCTGGCGCGCGCATGA
- the rplD gene encoding 50S ribosomal protein L4 encodes MELKLLNAQGQAASNVAAADTVFGRDYNEALIHQVVVAYAANARSGNRKQKDREEVHHTTKKPWRQKGTGRARAGMSSSPLWRGGGRIFPNSPDENFSHKVNKKMYRAGICSILSQLAREERLVVIEELTIDAPKTKLLSQKLNGMGLDSVLIIADDIQENLLLASRNLPNVLVVEPRHADPMSLVFYKKILVTKAALAKIEEMLA; translated from the coding sequence ATGGAACTCAAGCTCTTGAACGCGCAAGGTCAAGCCGCCTCCAACGTTGCTGCCGCAGACACCGTCTTCGGCCGTGATTACAACGAAGCGCTGATCCACCAAGTCGTCGTTGCCTACGCTGCCAACGCACGTAGCGGCAACCGCAAGCAGAAAGACCGTGAAGAAGTCCACCACACGACCAAGAAGCCATGGCGCCAAAAAGGCACCGGCCGCGCACGTGCTGGTATGTCCTCCTCGCCACTGTGGCGCGGCGGCGGTCGTATCTTCCCGAATTCGCCTGACGAGAACTTCTCGCACAAAGTGAACAAGAAGATGTACCGCGCCGGTATCTGCTCGATCCTGTCCCAGCTGGCCCGCGAGGAACGCCTGGTCGTGATCGAAGAACTGACGATCGATGCGCCAAAGACCAAACTGCTGTCGCAAAAGCTGAACGGCATGGGTCTGGACTCGGTGCTGATCATTGCTGACGACATCCAAGAAAACCTGCTGCTGGCCTCCCGCAACCTGCCGAACGTGCTGGTTGTCGAGCCACGCCACGCAGACCCAATGTCGCTGGTCTTCTACAAGAAGATCCTGGTTACCAAAGCGGCCCTGGCCAAGATTGAGGAGATGCTGGCATGA
- a CDS encoding M4 family metallopeptidase, producing MDLTLQTWLKASAGAAALLACGGLQAAQRVEVNTTTSNGALRAALAPKADLGESELKAGRGLDYPNGLRARRHEQYYQGVPVLDGFVVEHRQGNAGTATLRGSVLQRISQDLPSVRPVFSAADILLQAKTRLQRFQTTDDAATLYVYAGRDKVARLVYLVSFYVQDGKQLRYPHLLMDANLGRVLQQWDGHMTAAANGPGGNARTGQYEYGVQRPALDVSDNCSMDSNGIVTVNLDGEATGSAKKTPYQFGCPRNTFKTVNGGYAPLNDIHAHAGATLRMYMAYLNMPPVPLPLVGRGHPSNALDNASWGRGAANFGDGESLYYPMVSLDLVAHEFSHGYTERSSALAYFGMPGGMNEAFSDMAGEAAEYHARGSNDFLVGAEVVKNGTAMRDMRRPSADGKSVEHTVYHRELIDVHRLSGIYNKAFHQLATRAGWNTRKAFEVMADANRLYWTKFSRYNDGACGVENAARNRGYVVADVTAAFNAVGVNCGAYRSLAQQLHLALFGRPAEAATLANAMSELQASNVDEYTSELEQQYQAGNQLIRKLVDDLGNSAEARALYPGDHASFVRAVFNNLANRAPTPAELATWLDQLNSKGASRGYVALGVLNLLATDSSEADFEAVQRKTAMAVYFTASIDTSAELAAYSGAKAAAKARAMLGQVGSTTDVVAFMTTADQTLAGLVAAR from the coding sequence ATGGACTTAACTTTACAAACCTGGCTCAAAGCCAGTGCTGGCGCGGCTGCACTGCTCGCTTGCGGCGGCCTCCAGGCAGCGCAACGCGTGGAGGTGAATACCACCACCAGCAACGGCGCGCTGCGCGCCGCCCTGGCGCCCAAGGCCGACCTCGGCGAGAGCGAGCTGAAGGCGGGGCGCGGCCTCGATTATCCCAACGGCCTGCGCGCGCGGCGCCACGAACAGTATTACCAGGGCGTGCCGGTGCTGGACGGCTTCGTCGTCGAGCACCGCCAGGGCAATGCCGGCACGGCCACGCTGCGCGGCTCGGTATTGCAGCGCATCAGCCAGGATTTGCCGAGCGTGCGCCCGGTCTTCTCCGCCGCCGACATCCTGCTGCAGGCCAAGACCCGGCTGCAGCGCTTCCAGACCACCGACGATGCCGCCACCCTGTATGTGTATGCCGGCCGCGACAAGGTGGCACGCCTGGTCTACCTGGTCTCCTTCTATGTGCAGGACGGCAAGCAGCTGCGCTATCCGCACCTGCTGATGGACGCCAACCTGGGCCGCGTGCTGCAGCAGTGGGATGGCCATATGACGGCCGCCGCCAACGGCCCCGGCGGCAATGCCCGCACCGGCCAGTACGAGTATGGCGTGCAGCGCCCGGCGCTGGACGTGTCGGACAATTGCAGCATGGACAGCAATGGCATCGTCACCGTGAATCTGGACGGCGAGGCGACCGGCAGTGCGAAGAAGACGCCCTACCAGTTCGGCTGTCCGCGCAATACCTTCAAGACCGTCAATGGCGGCTATGCGCCGCTGAACGATATCCACGCCCATGCCGGCGCCACCTTGCGCATGTATATGGCTTATCTGAACATGCCGCCGGTACCCCTGCCCCTGGTGGGACGCGGCCATCCCAGCAACGCCCTCGACAATGCCTCCTGGGGCCGCGGCGCCGCCAACTTCGGCGATGGCGAGAGCCTCTACTATCCGATGGTCTCGCTCGACCTGGTGGCGCATGAATTCAGCCACGGCTACACGGAACGCAGTTCCGCCCTGGCCTACTTCGGCATGCCGGGCGGCATGAACGAGGCGTTTTCCGATATGGCGGGCGAAGCCGCCGAATACCATGCGCGCGGCAGCAATGACTTCCTGGTGGGCGCCGAGGTCGTCAAGAACGGCACGGCGATGCGCGATATGCGCCGACCCAGCGCCGACGGCAAGTCGGTCGAGCACACGGTCTACCACCGCGAGCTCATCGATGTACACCGCCTGAGCGGCATCTACAACAAGGCCTTCCACCAGCTCGCCACCCGCGCCGGCTGGAACACGCGCAAGGCCTTCGAGGTCATGGCCGACGCCAACCGTCTGTACTGGACCAAGTTCAGCCGCTATAACGACGGCGCTTGCGGCGTCGAGAACGCGGCCCGCAACCGCGGCTATGTGGTGGCCGACGTCACGGCCGCCTTCAATGCCGTCGGCGTCAATTGCGGCGCCTACCGCTCGCTGGCGCAGCAGCTGCATCTGGCCCTCTTTGGCCGGCCGGCCGAAGCGGCCACCCTGGCGAACGCCATGAGCGAGCTGCAGGCCAGCAATGTCGACGAGTATACGAGCGAGCTGGAGCAGCAATACCAGGCCGGCAACCAGCTAATCCGCAAGCTGGTGGACGACCTGGGCAACAGCGCCGAAGCGCGCGCCCTGTATCCGGGTGACCATGCCAGCTTCGTGCGCGCCGTCTTCAACAACCTCGCCAACCGGGCGCCGACGCCGGCCGAACTGGCGACCTGGCTGGACCAGCTGAATAGCAAGGGCGCGAGCCGCGGCTATGTGGCGCTGGGGGTGCTCAACCTGCTGGCCACCGATTCCAGCGAGGCCGACTTCGAAGCCGTGCAGCGCAAGACGGCGATGGCGGTCTACTTCACGGCATCCATCGACACCAGCGCCGAACTGGCCGCGTATAGCGGCGCCAAGGCTGCCGCCAAGGCGCGCGCCATGCTCGGCCAGGTTGGCAGCACGACCGATGTGGTGGCCTTCATGACCACGGCCGACCAGACCCTGGCCGGTCTCGTCGCCGCCCGCTAA
- the rplC gene encoding 50S ribosomal protein L3, with protein MSLGLLGRKVGMMRIFTDDGDSIPVTVLDVSNNRVAQIKTPEVDGYSAVQVAFGQRRASRVIKAAAGHFAKAGIEAGTLLKEFRVDAAKAAELKAGDVVAASLFEVGQKIDVQGVSIGKGYAGTIKRYNFSSGRATHGNSRSHNVPGSIGMAQDPGRVFPGKRMTGHMGDVTVTTQNLEIARIDAERQLLLVKGAVPGAKNGQVVVSPAVKVKAKKGA; from the coding sequence ATGAGCCTTGGCCTCCTCGGTCGCAAGGTTGGCATGATGCGTATCTTCACGGATGACGGGGATTCGATCCCTGTGACCGTGCTGGACGTGTCGAACAACCGCGTTGCGCAAATCAAAACTCCTGAAGTGGATGGTTACTCCGCTGTTCAGGTCGCATTCGGTCAACGTCGCGCTTCCCGCGTGATCAAAGCCGCTGCTGGTCACTTCGCTAAAGCAGGCATCGAAGCCGGCACTCTGCTGAAAGAGTTCCGCGTGGACGCCGCTAAAGCCGCCGAACTGAAAGCTGGCGACGTTGTTGCTGCTTCCCTGTTCGAAGTCGGTCAAAAAATCGACGTGCAAGGTGTGAGCATTGGTAAAGGCTATGCCGGTACCATCAAGCGTTACAACTTCTCGTCCGGCCGTGCTACCCACGGTAACTCCCGTTCGCACAATGTTCCAGGCTCCATCGGTATGGCGCAGGATCCAGGTCGCGTTTTCCCTGGCAAGCGCATGACCGGCCACATGGGTGACGTCACCGTGACCACCCAGAACCTGGAAATCGCCCGTATCGACGCCGAACGTCAGCTGCTGCTGGTGAAAGGTGCCGTACCTGGCGCGAAAAACGGTCAGGTGGTGGTATCGCCAGCCGTTAAAGTCAAAGCTAAGAAGGGAGCTTAA
- the creD gene encoding cell envelope integrity protein CreD, producing the protein MQKKLLFKILIIIGLMLMIGLPLMMIQATINERSAYREQAVRSIAADSVGEQTVYGPVLVLPYTDEYEQMEEGGEDKPRQLKKYRVQRRHLVFPNQLNVAGVIGTERRYRGIHQVLVYNGEHKFSGDFVLPSLSELPRAQAQSSVTPGKPFLALGVSDVRGVRDIPKILWGQRLLEFEQGSGLAGQRQGLHVPLDMADVTAGSVKFSFNLGLAGIESQQFVPLAKNNRFTLSSPWPHPQFGGRFLPAQRSIGERGFEATWRISALSSDAQQQLRQAELRAQDGSSTTPAGALVAAGALDAFSVDFIEPVNIYSMAERATKYGLLFVVLTFAAFFLFEVLKRLPIHPVQYGLVGLALAIFFLLLVSLSEHMPFLAAYLLASVACIVLIGFYLGHALGDRRRGWGFGAALSLLYGILYGLLNSENNALLMGAILLFAVLAAVMVATRKVDWYSLAAEPAAEPAAQ; encoded by the coding sequence ATGCAAAAGAAACTGCTGTTCAAAATCCTGATCATCATCGGCCTGATGCTGATGATCGGCCTGCCGCTGATGATGATCCAGGCCACCATCAACGAGCGCAGCGCCTACCGCGAGCAGGCGGTGCGCAGCATCGCCGCCGATTCCGTCGGCGAACAGACCGTGTACGGGCCGGTGCTGGTCCTGCCCTATACCGACGAATACGAGCAGATGGAAGAGGGCGGCGAGGACAAGCCGCGCCAGCTCAAGAAATACCGCGTGCAGCGGCGCCACCTGGTCTTTCCCAACCAGCTCAATGTGGCGGGCGTGATCGGCACCGAACGCCGCTACCGCGGCATCCACCAGGTGCTGGTGTATAACGGCGAGCACAAGTTCAGCGGCGACTTCGTGCTGCCGTCCTTGAGCGAACTGCCGCGCGCCCAGGCCCAGTCCAGCGTGACGCCGGGCAAGCCCTTCCTGGCGCTGGGCGTGTCCGATGTGCGCGGCGTACGCGACATTCCGAAAATCCTGTGGGGCCAGCGCCTGCTCGAATTCGAGCAGGGCTCGGGCCTGGCCGGGCAGCGCCAAGGCTTGCACGTGCCGCTCGACATGGCCGACGTGACGGCCGGCAGCGTCAAGTTCAGCTTCAACCTGGGCCTGGCCGGCATCGAGAGCCAGCAGTTCGTGCCGCTGGCCAAGAACAACCGCTTCACGCTGAGCTCGCCGTGGCCCCATCCACAATTCGGCGGCCGCTTCCTGCCGGCCCAGCGCAGCATCGGCGAGCGCGGCTTCGAAGCCACCTGGCGCATTTCCGCCCTGTCCAGCGACGCCCAGCAGCAGCTGCGCCAGGCCGAGCTGCGCGCCCAGGATGGGAGCAGCACCACCCCCGCCGGCGCCCTGGTCGCGGCCGGTGCCCTGGATGCGTTCTCGGTCGACTTCATCGAACCCGTCAATATCTATTCGATGGCCGAGCGCGCCACCAAGTACGGCCTGCTGTTCGTGGTGCTGACCTTTGCCGCTTTCTTCCTGTTTGAAGTGCTCAAGCGCCTGCCGATCCACCCGGTGCAGTACGGCCTGGTGGGCCTGGCCCTGGCCATATTCTTCCTGCTGCTGGTCAGCCTGTCGGAACACATGCCCTTCCTCGCAGCTTATCTGCTGGCCAGCGTGGCCTGTATCGTGCTGATCGGCTTCTACCTGGGCCATGCGCTCGGCGACCGCCGGCGCGGCTGGGGCTTTGGCGCGGCCTTGAGCCTCTTGTACGGCATCCTGTACGGCTTGCTGAACTCGGAAAACAATGCCCTGCTGATGGGTGCCATCCTGCTGTTCGCCGTGCTGGCGGCGGTGATGGTGGCGACGCGCAAGGTGGACTGGTACAGTTTGGCGGCGGAACCGGCGGCGGAACCGGCGGCGCAATAA
- the rplB gene encoding 50S ribosomal protein L2 yields MALVKMKPTSPGRRGMVKVVNADLYKGRPFAALVEKKSKTAGRNNNGHITTRHIGGGHKQHYRLVDFKRNKDGIPAKVERIEYDPNRTAHIALLCYADGERAYIIASKGMAVGDVLMNGSEAPIKAGNCLPIRNIPVGTTMHCVEMLPGKGAQMARTAGAGVVLMAREGTYAQVRLRSGEVRRVHIECRATIGEVGNGEHNLRKIGKAGAMRWRGVRPTVRGVVMNPIDHPHGGGEGRTAAGRHPVSPWGQQTKGKKTRSNKRTSSMIVSRRGKK; encoded by the coding sequence ATGGCACTCGTTAAGATGAAGCCAACCTCGCCAGGCCGTCGCGGCATGGTGAAGGTAGTGAATGCCGACCTGTACAAAGGCCGTCCTTTCGCCGCCCTGGTTGAGAAAAAATCGAAGACCGCTGGCCGTAACAACAACGGCCACATCACCACCCGTCATATCGGTGGTGGTCACAAGCAGCACTACCGCCTGGTTGACTTCAAACGCAACAAGGACGGCATTCCTGCCAAAGTGGAACGTATCGAATACGATCCAAACCGTACCGCCCACATCGCCCTGCTGTGCTACGCAGACGGCGAGCGCGCTTACATCATCGCCTCCAAAGGCATGGCGGTGGGCGACGTGCTGATGAACGGTTCGGAAGCGCCGATCAAGGCCGGCAACTGCCTGCCAATCCGCAACATCCCGGTCGGCACCACCATGCACTGCGTGGAAATGCTGCCAGGTAAGGGTGCCCAGATGGCCCGTACCGCTGGCGCCGGCGTGGTGCTGATGGCGCGTGAAGGTACTTACGCCCAGGTGCGTCTGCGCTCCGGCGAAGTGCGCCGCGTGCACATCGAATGCCGCGCCACCATCGGTGAAGTTGGCAACGGCGAGCACAACCTGCGTAAGATCGGTAAAGCTGGCGCCATGCGCTGGCGCGGTGTTCGCCCAACCGTCCGCGGTGTGGTGATGAACCCGATCGACCACCCGCACGGTGGTGGTGAAGGCCGTACCGCAGCTGGTCGTCATCCAGTATCGCCATGGGGCCAGCAGACCAAGGGTAAGAAGACGCGTTCGAACAAGCGCACTTCTTCGATGATCGTCTCGCGCCGCGGCAAGAAATAA
- the rplW gene encoding 50S ribosomal protein L23 gives MSAVIKHSEERLMKVLLAPVISEKATMVAEKNEQIVFLVTKDATKPEIKAAVELLFKVEVESVQTVNREGKVKRSGRFIGRRNHTKRAFVCLKPGQEINFSEEAK, from the coding sequence ATGAGCGCAGTCATCAAACACAGCGAAGAGCGCCTGATGAAGGTGCTGCTGGCGCCGGTCATTTCCGAGAAGGCCACCATGGTCGCGGAAAAGAACGAGCAGATCGTGTTCCTGGTTACCAAGGATGCGACCAAGCCAGAAATCAAGGCAGCCGTTGAACTGCTGTTCAAGGTCGAAGTGGAATCGGTGCAGACCGTGAACCGCGAAGGTAAAGTCAAGCGTTCCGGCCGTTTCATCGGTCGCCGCAACCACACCAAGCGCGCTTTCGTGTGCCTGAAGCCCGGCCAGGAAATCAATTTCTCCGAGGAGGCTAAATAA
- the creC gene encoding two-component system sensor histidine kinase CreC has product MKIGLRILLGYFLIVGLAAWFLLNVFVQQVKPGVRGALEDTLVDTAQVLAAAVAADMQAGRLQDSPLLASLRGSLATGLDMKISGVPKDRLHYRIYLTDAAGIVRFDSSGRDVGQDYSRWNDVYLTLRGRYGARSTREYAEDDASTVMYVAAPVRADGRIIGVLTVAKPIASVQAFIERSQRRILSQGAVLLGVSLLIGIAVTFWLARALHRLMDYVAAVQAGRKAVLPALGKTEIGTLGAALEAMRVKLEGKEYVETLMHTLAHELKSPIAAIQAAAELMQEDMPEPERRHFLANIQSQNARQRQLIDRLLALVRLEKQQRLEAPETVDLPQLLRQAAADCSAQLTARGLALQLQLAGGALAVVDGAADDASPAALRVQGDALLLRQAVGNLLDNAIGFAPAGSRITLAARRQGDQAEIAVTDGGPGIPAYAAERLFERFYSLPRPDGAKSTGLGLPFVREVASLHGGSVEVGNAAQGGCRAVLRLPLPLRL; this is encoded by the coding sequence ATGAAGATCGGCCTGCGCATCCTGCTGGGTTATTTCCTGATCGTCGGCCTGGCCGCCTGGTTCCTGCTGAACGTCTTCGTGCAGCAGGTCAAGCCGGGCGTGCGCGGCGCGCTGGAAGACACCCTGGTCGACACGGCCCAGGTGCTGGCCGCCGCCGTCGCCGCCGATATGCAGGCCGGGCGGCTGCAGGATTCGCCCTTGCTGGCGAGCCTGCGCGGCAGCCTCGCCACGGGACTGGACATGAAGATCAGCGGCGTACCCAAGGACCGGCTGCATTACCGCATCTATCTCACCGATGCCGCCGGCATCGTGCGCTTCGACAGCAGCGGCCGCGACGTGGGCCAGGATTACTCGCGCTGGAACGACGTCTACCTGACCTTGCGCGGCCGCTACGGCGCGCGCAGCACGCGCGAATACGCCGAGGACGACGCCAGCACCGTGATGTATGTGGCGGCCCCGGTGCGCGCCGACGGCCGCATCATCGGCGTGCTGACGGTGGCCAAGCCGATCGCCAGCGTGCAGGCCTTCATCGAGCGCAGCCAGCGCCGCATCCTGAGCCAGGGTGCGGTGCTGCTCGGCGTCTCGCTGCTGATCGGCATCGCCGTCACCTTCTGGCTGGCGCGCGCCCTGCACCGGCTGATGGACTATGTGGCCGCCGTGCAGGCCGGCCGCAAGGCCGTGCTGCCGGCCCTGGGCAAGACCGAGATCGGCACGCTGGGCGCCGCCCTTGAAGCCATGCGCGTCAAGCTGGAGGGCAAGGAGTATGTGGAAACCCTGATGCATACCCTGGCCCACGAGCTGAAAAGCCCGATCGCCGCGATCCAGGCGGCGGCCGAACTGATGCAGGAAGACATGCCGGAGCCGGAACGCCGCCACTTCCTCGCCAATATCCAGAGCCAGAACGCGCGCCAGCGGCAGCTGATCGACCGCCTGCTGGCCCTGGTGCGCCTGGAGAAGCAGCAACGGCTGGAAGCGCCGGAGACGGTCGACCTGCCGCAGCTGCTGCGCCAGGCCGCCGCCGATTGCAGCGCCCAGCTGACCGCGCGCGGCCTCGCCCTGCAATTGCAGCTGGCCGGCGGCGCGCTGGCTGTGGTGGACGGCGCCGCGGACGATGCGTCCCCAGCCGCCTTGCGCGTGCAGGGCGATGCGCTGCTGCTGCGCCAGGCGGTCGGCAATCTGCTGGACAATGCCATCGGCTTTGCGCCGGCCGGCAGCCGCATCACGCTGGCGGCGCGGCGCCAGGGCGACCAGGCCGAGATCGCCGTCACCGATGGCGGCCCCGGCATCCCGGCCTATGCCGCCGAACGCCTGTTCGAGCGCTTCTATTCGCTGCCGCGGCCGGACGGCGCCAAGAGCACGGGCCTGGGCCTGCCTTTCGTGCGCGAGGTGGCTTCGCTGCACGGCGGCAGCGTCGAGGTCGGCAATGCGGCGCAGGGCGGTTGCCGCGCCGTGCTGCGCCTGCCCCTGCCGCTGCGCCTGTAG